Genomic window (Cucumis sativus cultivar 9930 chromosome 2, Cucumber_9930_V3, whole genome shotgun sequence):
CATTTCTATGTTAAATTACACGTTTAACCTTTCAACCTTTtggtttgtatatatatatttttttaacattctaACATATCAAATGAGTCTTTGAATTCTCAATTTCATGTCAAGTGCTAATTTTCTAGTTTCTGTTCAATAAATTCTCtacctttcaattttgtatttgatatgAGTTCGATTATTAACctattagatttaaaattctaTTGGGTTCAATCCTCGGTGAGGGTacctaataattaattttctacgaATCCCCTTGACATTCAAATATTGTGGGTGATGAGAGTTGTTTCGTGATATTAGTAGCATGTAGAAagttacatatataaaaaaaatgtattttatgtCCAAAGGAACCTTGAAATATCACATTCTATATGTAATCTATATTTGATTGATAGATATATAGAAGGTGtaaaatctcaaatatttGATGGTTTGGTGTATTCTCTTCTAAAGTAGACTTGCCCTAAGAGCTTTATAGCTTGTTCATAATAACCTAGAAAGCCCTCAAGGAAGATTTACATTCAGTAACAAGTTATCAAgcttctaatttttatgtgaGTTATACTCTTCATAGTTTCATAGCTACAATCTTTGTGACTTCACATCTTCAGGGCTTCAACCTCTGGAACTTTTGATCTTAGGAGCGTTAGCCTTCGGTTCTTCCCTTCTCAGGTGGAGCTTTAGATTTTCATGTGGCTTACAGCGTTGGGCTCAGTCGCTTTAGGCTCAAAGATTGGGCTTGTACACCTAATTATTCGTTTGGCCCAAAATTCCTCCATGAACTTGAATTGAGTTAGACTTTTGACCTGAGCTACTTCATTTCCTCAGTCCGACCCGTTTTATAATTTCAGGCTTAATCCAGTCTCTAAATATTTGTTGAGAGCACACAAAGATTGGAATTTTTTAGAGAAtattttccctctttcttAAAACTCATCCCCTCAGTTTTCACTCTTAAGTTTGTCTAGCTTCCTTACTTTGCTTCtttcatcatttcttttcttgcttTACAACTCCTATTTGTAGGTCAGATATCTTTAAACTTTAGCTTGAGTATTATTCTAGACTTCTCTTGGATCTAAACTATTTTACATATTTCTGCGACATTATCCCCATTTAGAAATTCTCCTTGGATCCCAAATAAAGAGTAATTATTTCTAGATCTTTCTTCGTGCATATTTACATGCATCTTCAACATAATTATGGAGAAGTGTATTACAGATACTTCTGCTTCTACTTTCACATGCTTTTGTTTATTGTATGTATGGCTGATAATCCAGTTTTGTTTACGTGCTCATTTATGCAGACGAGGATGCCATGTCATCAGATGATGAGCTTAACTGTGGTGAGAGAGAATTGCAAGATGGTCAAATGAGGTTAGAAGACAAAGGTCTCAAAGACATGCTCTTAAGTAGATTTGGCGGTCACATTGGTACCTTAAAGCTGGAAttttcaaagaagaagaagaaaggaaaactacCTAAAGAAGGAAGGAAAGTACTGCTTGAGTGGTGGGATGTTCACTATAAATGGCCCTATCCCACGGTATATTTTCTCTCGATCAGCAAATATACGAAGTGATGTTTTTAGTACTCCTGATCTCAGTAACTAATATTAATGTAGGTTgtcatgttattttattttttttgcaatagTGAAGTTTTAGGCTATTGTGATTGATGAATGGTAGTATGGAGCGTTGCTGGTCATGATTTGTTGCAAGAGAAGCAAGGTGTATTTCGTTGGTCGTGTTGAGGCCCCATGGAACTGAATTTTTATCTTAAACTTGCTGATTGAAACACATTTACATTGAAATTTTGTCCTAGAAAGAGTTCAGTTAAGCAATGTAATAGCAATGAAGATTATTTTATTGACGGAGTTTTTTCTCAAACATCCAGGAAGCTGATAAGGTCGCGCTGGCAGAGACAACAGGACTTGATCCCAAGCAAATTAACAATTGGTTTATTAATCAACGAAAGCGGCACTGGAAACCTTCTGAGAGTATGCAATTTGGAAATATGGACAATGCGGGTGAACAATTTTACGCTAGGCTTGACTCTTAAGAATGAGGTGTACATCATCGTCCAAATGGGTATATATTACATGCTTTGAAATCACTCACCATCCTAAGCCAGTAGTctagcatatatatatatattatatattcaagAACAAACAATTGTGTTCGTTACATTGGTGGGAAAGTATCAAAATGGCTTCCATACTTTTGTCTTGTAAATTTGTGAAAGATACATTGATTATGGAAATGTTAATCAAAGTTTGGTTGATTTCTCCGTCTGTATGTGTATAAGTAATTAGTATATGTAATCAATGTTTGGAGGAAGTAGCTTTCTcgcatttatttaattttcagaAGTAAAAGAACCTATAGTATCAAAATGACTTCCGtacttttctcttcttatagTTGTTGAAAGACGGATATCCAATCCAGCACCGCACTTATAAAGATTTGtcttaatcttttaaaacaaactccaatgttttaatcaataatataattgcCAGTTAAAATTtaggtaaaaaagaaattattttaaaaacattttagttttatttgacaatattaatatgttatattttgattcatgattatatatgttaaaatattattaagtaCATAGATATATCACAGTGATTTtaagattatatatttttaagtagAAGATTGAGATTATAATGAATTGGTGTTGAGAGGCACATAAGAATGTAGTTGTGGTTAAGTAAGGCCCAATTAATTTGATCTTCATAACTTGTATTGTTGGTAAAGGTTAAAGTTGATAAAGTTGGATTGTTGGTTGGGAAAGATGGCAATAGGGATGTCATAAGGCATAAGCTCCGAAGTGAAATCTGATGCGCTTTTGTCCATTCCACTGGGAATCTCCCTATCCATACTTCTCCCACTGCGTTTCCAATGTCTTCTTACCTTCAATTCCAActccctcttcctcttctgCGTCACCGCCCCATTCAATGCGCTTCCGACCGCCAGGCATTGTTCAACCGTATTGCGCCTGTTTATGATACTGTGCGCttacttttactttcttttactttcctTCTCCATTCTTTCCTATTTCCCTTTCccatcttcaatttttcctttcctctctCCTTCCGTTTTAGTTGAATGACTTCCTCAGCTTGGGCCAGCATCGTATTTGGAAACGGATGGCCGTCTCCTGGACCTGGTATCTCACACctcttctccttttctcatcatcacttgttcatttttctttatccaaCCCTTCCTAACATTTTTCTAACAGTGCAAAGCCAGGAGACTGCGTCTTGGACATATGCTGTGGAAGCGGCGATTTGGCCTTCCTTTTATCTCAGAAAGTTGGATCCACCGGCAAGGTAACCCGACGCCCAATCTCCACTTTGTTTCTGTATCTATGTTGATTATCCTAATTCTAATTGTGATCATTCTCAGGTGACGGGTCTTGATTTCTCATGGGAGCAGCTAAGTATTGCTTCTTCGCGCCAACGTTCCCTCTCCAAACCCTGCTATGAGAACATTGAGTGAGCATTGGTAAACTTgaacaattaattaacatgttGGCCTATACTATTTGGAAAATATTGAAGTAATCCACTTGGTATTTATCGATACAGTTTTGCTGCACTGAGAATTGTGATTGGTAATTGTTTGTGAAATTAACTACCTATTACTGCTTCTGTTGAAATGAAGGTGGGTGGAGGGTGATGCACTCAATTTGCCATTTCCTGACTGCTCTTTTGATGCCATTACAATGGGCTATGGCCTACGAAATGTGGTGGATAAACGGAAAGCACTAGGGGAAATACTTAGAGTACTCAaagaaggtttttttttcttttttttcttttttaggagAGGGGGGGAGGTGTATGGTATGAGTATTTTCTGATATTGGATTGTGAATTTATCGTGGTAGAAATCAGTTACAAACTTTACGTACATGTTCTTGATTAAAATGTCATGTGGTCTTTCCAGGTAGTAAGGCATCAATTCTCGATTTTAACAAGACTACACAACCCACTATTGCTGCTATTCAGGTACTTTTATGTGAAGGCCTAAACTTTTGCTGTGTGGTCCACACTTCAAATTTTGCCGAGTCTCTTCTCAGTTTGTATCTCTAGATCTCCAACTTGTTTTGTTTACTATGCAAGGAATGGATGATCAACAACATTGTTGTCCCTGTGGCATCTAGTTATGGCCTTGCTGATGATTATAGATATTTGTCTAAATCCATCAGTGAATTTTCAACAGGCAGACTCTCTCTCTAGACAGGAAAACTCCtgttatatttgttatgtATTTGGGATCTTCTTTTAGTATAATCTGCtgacaaaatttgttattatacaGGAAAGGAATTGGAAGAACTTGCTTTAGAAGTAGGGTTCTCGACCTCTATACATTATGAACTTAGTGGAGGCCTTATGGGAAATCTGGTGGCATCTCGTTAAATGggattcatgtttctcttggTTCAGAGCTTTGAACTAGAGTACTCTGAGAATTTGATATTTGGCTTCATGTCTTTGATGCATTAAGTTCTGTGACATTTTCAACTGTGCTCTATTTCATGTAAGTTTAAGCAACAAAAAATATGTAGTTGCCGTAGACGTTCCATGTTTCGTTTGGAATTATCGCTTAAGGTTTTTCTGGTCCCTTCCGATGCTATTGAGTTGTCAGTTTGTGGATTGTATACGGGGAATGTTATAAGTTTTCAGCCTCATTATAAAATCATCCAAATTCTTATACGTTCTTAATGTGGTAATGATAGACATTATAACTCAACATATTTTCCAATTCTGGGTAATGAACATTGAAGCTTAATTAAGTGGATGGTATACATAATGGAGtttgagaatttaaatattgGAGAACACGAAATCACTATATGTACAGATGTCAGTTTGCCTGATAGCTTCATGGTGGCTACCTTCTGGCTAACGAATCCTTTGTCTTAATGGTGTCAGGAGACTGGCAACTTTTGCGAGGAATGCAATGCCACTTTCCATTCTTGGGAATGTTTTAGGGCTTTAGGTAAGAGAGATGGAAGGGTTCTCCGGTTTATGGTAGTTATCTGGGATAAAACGAACTATGGCCGATTGTGGCAGTAGAAGATCCCTCCGTATTCGAATAACATCGTGAGTACTTGCATGAATCATCAAGTTCCATGGTCATCTCATCCATGAAAGGTGGTTTGGTGGGTGGAGGAAGATGCTCTTCCTCCATGGTCAGCATTCGTAGTACCTTTGACATTGTTGGTCGTAGAGATGGAATCTCCTGGATGCATAAGAGCCCTATGTGAACCACTCTCACTACCTCGTCCTGTACTTTCTTGTTATAGTGATTCTGAAGATTGAGACTTGGATCAAATAATCTCTCAATTGTGCCTGCTTGGAAATGTCTCCAAATCTATTTTACCATGTAGAAACACAAGGGAGAAGGGAGATGTCATACTACTGTTCGTAGAATTTTGCATTCATAGAAATATATGTAACGGTTTCACAGAACTTACAACAGTGACCAGACTTTCAATGTTTCCTGAGACTTGAATGCCGCTATATTGCCATCCTGTAACAATTTCTAACAAAAGCACTCCAAAACTATAGACATCAGCCTTCTCTGATAACTGACCATAAGCTAGATACTCCGGAGCCATATATCCTCTGTAGATACATACGGTAGAAAGAGGGAACATTAGTAGCTCTACAAATCTTCTATTAGCTTTCATCTAATTCAATGCATTTCAAACTGACTGAAATAGTACTTGTTCATGAGAAAACATACAGGGTTCCTGCAACAGCCGTGCTAATATGGCTCTTGCTATCTTGGAAAGACCGTGCCAATCCAAAATCCGCTATTTTCGCTTGATGCTTTTGGTCCAGCAAGATATTACTGGCCTTTATATCTCTGTGTAtgattttgaactttgaattttcatgTAGGTATATTAAACCTTCAACCGTTCCAGTGATGATGTTATATCTCTTATCCCAATCTAGAGCTCTACTGTTACTGGTATCTGTGTAATTTTTTGAACAAGTGAACGTACAATCTTTGAATTACTATAATCAATGTATTTAATAGTGATAGCTGCAGTACGTACCAAAAATGAAGCGATCGAGACTCTTGTTTGGTAGGAATTCATAAACAAGAAGGCTTTCAGGTCCAGAACAACTGCATCCAAGCAACCTTACCAGATTTTTATGTTCAACACTGCTGATCATGTTTACTTCATTGTAGAAATCTGCTGCTCTATGTCTGTTATCAAAGAAGAATCTCTTGACAGCAATCTCTCTTCCATCGGATAGGGTACCCTGTGAGGaatgagaatgaaaaatgaacgGATTGTTTTCggttaaaattgaagattgtAGGTCCTGCTCAGATAGAGAGGAAGAATAACTACCTTATAAACAGAGCCAAACCCCCCCTGTCCAATCTTGTTATCTAGGCTGAAATTGTTTGTTGCTTTTTCAAGGGTTGAGTACTTGAATTCCAAGTTACTATCTTGAAGAGTTTTTGCCAACTTCTTCACATCAGTTGAACCTCCTGAAGtgtaaattatatcattttaagaGAAGAATGTCAATAAATCTCCCTCGAAGAGTTCCTCACCATGAAACTTGCAGCTTTATATTTTAcctttcctcttcttttgAATATATCTGCGCTTCCAGATATAAGTGCCAATCGCCAGACCAATTATCAAAACAACAACAGAACTCAAGACTGAAACTATCAATTCAGTTCTCATGCCACCTCCTGACAAGGCATCGTTTCAAACATTGTGAGAGTGGAATAGTTGGTTAGCATACACTAAACTTGTGTCATAGGATCAGTGTTACCTCTGGAACTATTTTTAATGTCCTGATTGAGGAAGTCTGTATTTGAATATCTCATGAAGCAGCCTGTGTTCAATGCTCGCGCTTCCGATCGTGGTAAACATCTTAACATTGAAGCAGAAGCAATTTGCAAACATGTGCTGCAAGAGCTGCGGTTCAAACTTCTCCAGCACTGACCCAGAGCATAAGCGGCAGATTCATTTGCCATCCCGGCCACAGCCATTCGAGCTTTCGCAAAGCCTCTGTTGTCTGGTGCACCATCGACCACTTGCATCACTGCCTCCTTGGCTGCTTGCCTATAGTTGGGGTCATTTTGGGTAAAGTTCCCGCAAATTGCAGTGTCTTCAGGCCCTTTATATTCATCAAAGAAGCTATAGTTTTCGAACCTCAGGAAGCAGCCATCGATGAAAGCTCGACCGCCGTTGAAAGGGAAGCATTGGGGAAGCATTGTACGTGCTTGAGAATGACAGAGCACACATTCAAGGGATGAGAGATCTCCATGGCATTGAGCAAGCCCATAGCTGGCATCAGGTCCTGTCCCTGTACCGGCGGTTCCAAATCCTGAAGTTCCGATTTGTTGTCTAACTTTTTCCATGGAACCAAAAAAATTTGGGACGTATGCGGTGGTGTTGTGCTCCAGTTCTTTCCCGCAAATCACTCTCACAGTTTGATCTCTTGGCTTCCCTAGAGTCGAAGTTGCTTGCAGCAGAAGAAAAGTGATGACCGAAAATAGGATATATTTGGAAGCATAAACAAGCTGTATCCCCATCCCCATGGAATCTGGGGTTCAGTTGGGTCTAGAGGAAgcggaagaagaagaagaagaagaaaattggatGACAGTTTCTGCGGACGGTGCTATTTGAAAATGAGAGGGTGATGTAATGGGAGTAGATGGTTCTAATCGCCACGAAGTCAAGTCCacgaaggagaaggagaaggagaaggagaaggagaggGAGAGAACGAGACCTCTCCATTCAGTCAACAACGGCGGcttcctctcttttcttgCAAGCAATTATTTTGTCTTAACTAATGAAAATGTGGTGAAAGAATACCACCTGGCCCTCGATTTTCCATTCCTCAATATCTTATAGTTGTTAAAACATTTGGAAATAGTTCTTATTAAAATTCTACGTATGGACTCGTTATCACtgtcttttattaataaatagcAGCGAAAGATTATTCTCAAGATTATTTCATGCTTACCAACTATGTAGGGCACTTGGCGGTcaataaagggaaaaaaaggttgaaacCAAAATTCTGCGGATGTTGTAGAAAAAAAGGACAAGAAAAGAACCTAACCCAATCTCAACAGGCCCATTTtcttgtatattttatttatttcttttgaattggGGGTACCAGGGTTTCAACAAATCCATGACCTTGTATCTTCGCCCGATTgaatagaagagaaaaatctagtattcatttttataagcctcaaatttaattagttgagcCTACTTTGAATTTGTGCTGCAGATTGgttaacttttcttcttctttttccatagaaaaaggaaaaagcagTTACAAAATTTCCACGAGGAAGCAAAAAGGAATTTGGATGACACCTCCTGCTCCTCGTGGAAACGGAAATGTGGCCCATTGCAATTTACAACTGGGAACGAGTGTACATTAGAGAGTTACACTCACGTTATATATTACTTAATACTTCAAATTACAGTATTGCTGATTGacacaattatatttattgcGAATATACCTTCTCTTCTCCACCATATCCACAAAAATCCTCCTGAGGTGATACTCCAAACTATATTACAATTACCTGGGATGAAATGAACTATGGGTGACGGTAGCAGCTGAGGAAGAAGCTTCGGTGAGGTTGAAGCATGATGGGTCCTCACTGCTGTCGTTTAATTCCATTGTCCTCTCATCCATGAACGGTGGGTTTGTTGGCGTCGGAAGttcctcttccttcttcatcaGCATCTGCAGTACCTTCGACATTGCGGGTCGGAGAGATGCACTCTCCTGTGTGCAAAGAAGCCCTATCTGCACCACTCTCAATATTTCCTCTTTTGTGCTCCTATCTTCCTCAACCATAAGGTTCGCATCCAATATACTTTCAATTGTTCCTGATTGAAAATGCCTCCATAcctgttttgtatttttattattcattattattagcTCCATTTTTAACTTCCAATTACAAAGTAACAACAAAAGATACAGCCTTACAATTAGTACTATGCTTTCCAAGTAGTCTGAGGTTTTGCTTCTACTGTTTTGTATGCCAGTCACAGTCTCCAGCAAAACCACACCAAAACTATACACATCTGCTTTGTCTGTTAGCTGCC
Coding sequences:
- the LOC101208642 gene encoding 2-phytyl-1,4-beta-naphthoquinone methyltransferase, chloroplastic isoform X1; translation: MSSYLQFQLPLPLLRHRPIQCASDRQALFNRIAPVYDTLNDFLSLGQHRIWKRMAVSWTCAKPGDCVLDICCGSGDLAFLLSQKVGSTGKVTGLDFSWEQLSIASSRQRSLSKPCYENIEWVEGDALNLPFPDCSFDAITMGYGLRNVVDKRKALGEILRVLKEGSKASILDFNKTTQPTIAAIQEWMINNIVVPVASSYGLADDYRYLSKSISEFSTGKELEELALEVGFSTSIHYELSGGLMGNLVASR
- the LOC101208642 gene encoding 2-phytyl-1,4-beta-naphthoquinone methyltransferase, chloroplastic isoform X2; the encoded protein is MSSYLQFQLPLPLLRHRPIQCASDRQALFNRIAPVYDTLNDFLSLGQHRIWKRMAVSWTCAKPGDCVLDICCGSGDLAFLLSQKVGSTGKVTGLDFSWEQLSIASSRQRSLSKPCYENIEWVEGDALNLPFPDCSFDAITMGYGLRNVVDKRKALGEILRVLKEGSKASILDFNKTTQPTIAAIQEWMINNIVVPVASSYGLADDYRYLSKSISEFSTGRLSL
- the LOC105434632 gene encoding cysteine-rich receptor-like protein kinase 2, which encodes MGMGIQLVYASKYILFSVITFLLLQATSTLGKPRDQTVRVICGKELEHNTTAYVPNFFGSMEKVRQQIGTSGFGTAGTGTGPDASYGLAQCHGDLSSLECVLCHSQARTMLPQCFPFNGGRAFIDGCFLRFENYSFFDEYKGPEDTAICGNFTQNDPNYRQAAKEAVMQVVDGAPDNRGFAKARMAVAGMANESAAYALGQCWRSLNRSSCSTCLQIASASMLRCLPRSEARALNTGCFMRYSNTDFLNQDIKNSSRGGGMRTELIVSVLSSVVVLIIGLAIGTYIWKRRYIQKKRKGGSTDVKKLAKTLQDSNLEFKYSTLEKATNNFSLDNKIGQGGFGSVYKGTLSDGREIAVKRFFFDNRHRAADFYNEVNMISSVEHKNLVRLLGCSCSGPESLLVYEFLPNKSLDRFIFDTSNSRALDWDKRYNIITGTVEGLIYLHENSKFKIIHRDIKASNILLDQKHQAKIADFGLARSFQDSKSHISTAVAGTLGYMAPEYLAYGQLSEKADVYSFGVLLLEIVTGWQYSGIQVSGNIESLVTVIWRHFQAGTIERLFDPSLNLQNHYNKKVQDEVVRVVHIGLLCIQEIPSLRPTMSKVLRMLTMEEEHLPPPTKPPFMDEMTMELDDSCKYSRCYSNTEGSSTATIGHSSFYPR